One stretch of Arthrobacter polaris DNA includes these proteins:
- a CDS encoding amino acid ABC transporter ATP-binding protein, with translation MTQINSETDKPVVRVSNLAKAYGTNVVLRDVSLTVAEGSVTAMIGPSGAGKSTVLRCMNLLEQPDSGEIEIDGHLINAGKKINPXNLAALRRSAGMVFQHFNLFPHMTVLKNISLPQERILGRSRDEANEKSMELLKRXGLGDKADQYPSRCSGGQQQRIAIARALALGPRVMLFDEPTSALDPEVGVEVLEVMKELASTGMTMVVVTHEMAFAKSVSDELVVMADGCIIERGDPKQILQDPQQDRTRRFLRAVLER, from the coding sequence ATGACACAGATTAATTCCGAAACCGATAAGCCGGTTGTACGGGTGAGTAACCTGGCAAAAGCCTATGGTACGAACGTGGTGCTCCGAGACGTTTCCCTGACGGTTGCAGAAGGATCCGTGACCGCCATGATCGGCCCCAGCGGTGCCGGCAAGAGTACCGTGCTTCGTTGCATGAATCTTCTGGAACAACCAGACAGCGGTGAAATTGAAATTGACGGACACCTGATTAATGCGGGGAAGAAGATCAACCCCAANAACTTGGCCGCCCTACGGCGCAGCGCTGGAATGGTATTTCAACACTTCAACTTGTTTCCCCACATGACGGTGTTAAAGAACATCAGCCTGCCTCAGGAACGGATTCTGGGCCGCAGCCGCGACGAGGCAAACGAAAAATCGATGGAGTTGCTCAAGCGTATNGGGCTTGGGGACAAAGCAGACCAGTATCCTTCGAGATGTTCCGGTGGCCAACAACAGAGAATCGCGATCGCCCGTGCGCTAGCTTTGGGACCCCGAGTCATGCTCTTTGACGAGCCAACTTCGGCTCTGGACCCTGAAGTTGGTGTCGAAGTTTTGGAAGTCATGAAGGAACTGGCCTCAACCGGAATGACCATGGTGGTCGTCACCCATGAAATGGCATTCGCCAAGAGCGTCTCTGATGAGCTTGTGGTGATGGCCGACGGTTGCATTATTGAACGAGGCGATCCTAAACAGATTCTGCAAGACCCGCAGCAGGATCGCACACGTCGGTTCCTGCGTGCAGTTCTGGAGCGTTAG
- a CDS encoding short chain dehydrogenase: MRILVIGSSGVMGRNVVSGLAAHHAKFGTGEIEILEASTSSSRYPVDCREDASVSELFXKVGLVDAVVSTIGGAEWASXGGATVEQFKATLDGKLLCQLRIALAARGHVVDGGSITLTSGIVGNFAFHGGSPSAIANVGLDAFVRNAAQELRSIRFNTVSATVLEESADAYGTVFPGFKPISGERAASAYVRSVYGTETGQTIKDWS; the protein is encoded by the coding sequence ATGCGAATTTTAGTCATCGGCTCCAGTGGCGTCATGGGGCGTAATGTCGTTAGCGGGCTTGCAGCCCACCATGCAAAGTTTGGCACCGGCGAAATTGAGATCTTGGAGGCGTCAACATCCTCCAGTCGCTACCCGGTGGACTGCAGGGAAGACGCCAGTGTCAGTGAACTATTTGANAAGGTCGGGCTCGTCGACGCCGTAGTGAGTACCATTGGGGGCGCCGAATGGGCTTCCNGTGGAGGGGCGACAGTGGAACAATTCAAAGCCACTCTTGATGGGAAGCTTTTGTGCCAGCTCAGAATTGCTCTTGCCGCACGTGGCCACGTGGTCGATGGCGGGTCTATTACGTTAACTAGCGGTATTGTGGGGAATTTTGCTTTTCACGGCGGTTCTCCAAGTGCCATCGCCAACGTTGGTCTGGATGCTTTTGTAAGGAATGCTGCTCAAGAATTGCGCAGCATCAGGTTCAATACCGTGAGTGCGACCGTCTTGGAAGAGTCGGCGGATGCCTACGGTACGGTCTTCCCGGGCTTCAAGCCTATTTCTGGCGAACGTGCCGCAAGCGCATATGTTAGAAGCGTTTATGGAACGGAAACAGGGCAAACCATCAAGGACTGGTCATAG
- a CDS encoding amino acid ABC transporter permease: MNNLFNVAVEYGPTLLGGLKVSLTLTGLSLLFGLPIGLIFSFGVVAQNKAFRYISVFFVEVGRGAPALVLLQLMYYGLPNASITLSAMASACLALTWTTAAYSAELIRGGIQGVPAGEIEGSHALGMSRRDSLRFVVIPQGLRIALPSLMGFAVLLFQATSLAYSVAVPELMSQAYSIGSSTFQYLPIFIVAGLLYAAISIPATWLSVWAERALSRHL; the protein is encoded by the coding sequence ATGAACAACCTGTTCAACGTAGCGGTCGAATACGGGCCGACCCTTCTAGGCGGACTTAAAGTCAGCCTCACACTGACTGGCCTGAGCCTATTATTTGGGTTGCCCATAGGGCTCATTTTCTCCTTCGGAGTTGTTGCCCAGAACAAGGCATTTAGGTACATTTCAGTGTTCTTCGTTGAAGTTGGACGCGGGGCGCCGGCGCTGGTGCTGTTGCAACTGATGTATTACGGCCTTCCCAATGCCAGCATTACCCTCAGCGCCATGGCATCCGCTTGTCTGGCGCTGACGTGGACAACGGCCGCCTATAGCGCCGAACTGATCCGCGGAGGAATACAAGGAGTACCCGCAGGAGAAATTGAAGGATCACATGCTTTGGGGATGAGCCGTCGGGACAGCCTGAGATTCGTAGTCATTCCCCAGGGGCTTCGCATTGCTCTGCCATCACTCATGGGGTTTGCAGTTCTCCTATTTCAGGCAACATCACTGGCATATTCAGTGGCGGTGCCTGAACTAATGAGCCAGGCATACTCAATCGGCTCATCGACCTTCCAATACCTCCCGATCTTTATTGTCGCTGGATTGCTATATGCAGCCATTTCGATCCCGGCAACATGGCTTTCGGTCTGGGCTGAACGAGCACTGAGCAGACACCTCTGA
- a CDS encoding amino acid ABC transporter permease: MEMLKVVILGLPMTIVVTVLALIIGSVVALPIVAGLRSKNKLLWLLSRGVVDLLRGVPPVVWLFILYYGISIGAIRLSALQAGVLGLGLVAAAYLAEXFRGAISSVPKGQWEASSALGFRQGTIWTRVVGPQSARAVIPAYTTFAIGLLKDSSIASTIGVSEIVFMSNQYARQSGEGIMVFFVAAAVYIVLSVPLGLLSRHLDVKMRKAVAR; the protein is encoded by the coding sequence ATGGAAATGCTAAAGGTGGTCATCCTCGGCCTACCCATGACAATTGTTGTCACGGTCCTCGCACTTATTATTGGGAGTGTTGTTGCACTGCCTATCGTGGCTGGTCTGCGTAGCAAGAACAAGCTTCTTTGGTTGCTTTCGCGAGGAGTTGTTGACTTGCTACGAGGTGTGCCGCCTGTGGTGTGGCTGTTCATTCTCTACTACGGAATTTCGATCGGAGCCATACGGCTCAGTGCCCTTCAAGCTGGCGTTCTGGGGCTCGGGTTAGTCGCGGCTGCTTACCTAGCAGAAATNTTTCGAGGAGCCATTTCTTCCGTTCCTAAAGGACAGTGGGAAGCCAGCTCTGCACTCGGCTTTCGGCAGGGGACCATCTGGACCAGGGTCGTGGGCCCGCAATCCGCCCGTGCTGTCATTCCTGCATATACCACCTTCGCCATCGGTCTACTGAAGGATTCTTCTATTGCTTCGACCATCGGTGTCTCGGAAATAGTATTTATGTCCAACCAATACGCGCGGCAATCNGGGGAGGGCATCATGGTCTTCTTTGTGGCCGCAGCAGTTTATATAGTGCTGAGCGTTCCCTTGGGCCTGCTCTCAAGACACTTGGATGTCAAGATGCGAAAGGCAGTCGCCCGATGA